In one window of Pirellulales bacterium DNA:
- a CDS encoding class I SAM-dependent rRNA methyltransferase, with protein sequence MTSTQTAARLVLKPRKARPFFGRHPWVLDSAVERTEGGPADGDVVDLISDRDEWIARGIYNGQSRIRVRLYTWRADEPLDEAFWRRRIAAALALREGLPDGAGTTAARLVFSEGDGVSGLIVDRYADYLVVQVSALGMASRLTLLVSVLAELVKPRGILLRHDPDVAKLEGLPPIVGEELAWGESPDGPVFIEEHGLRYGVDLSAGQKTGFFLDQRENRRAAAGYLRGRRVLDMFCYSGAFSLCASRLGGAVDVLGIDSSPKAIALAKANAELNEAANVRFECGDAFRSLESLAAEGRRFGGIVLDPPKFARRRQAVEEALRAYHKLNRLAVDLLEPDGVLVTCSCSGYVTREDFLHTLAEVAARSGREIQVLEQRGAGADHPISATCLDSEYLKCFICRVT encoded by the coding sequence ATGACATCGACCCAAACGGCGGCCCGGCTGGTGCTCAAGCCGCGCAAAGCCCGTCCCTTCTTCGGCCGGCATCCTTGGGTGCTCGATTCCGCGGTCGAGCGGACCGAGGGCGGGCCGGCCGACGGCGATGTGGTTGACCTGATCTCGGACCGCGACGAGTGGATCGCCCGCGGCATTTACAACGGGCAGAGCCGCATTCGCGTGCGGCTTTACACTTGGCGGGCCGACGAGCCGCTCGACGAAGCGTTCTGGCGGCGCCGCATCGCAGCCGCGCTCGCCCTGCGCGAGGGGCTGCCCGACGGCGCCGGCACGACGGCGGCGCGGCTGGTGTTCAGCGAAGGCGACGGCGTCAGCGGGCTGATCGTCGACCGTTACGCCGATTACCTGGTCGTGCAGGTCTCGGCGCTCGGCATGGCGTCGCGGCTGACGCTGTTGGTTTCGGTCCTGGCCGAGCTTGTCAAACCGCGCGGCATTCTCCTTCGCCACGATCCCGATGTGGCCAAGCTCGAAGGGCTGCCGCCGATCGTGGGCGAGGAGTTGGCCTGGGGTGAATCGCCCGATGGCCCGGTGTTCATCGAAGAGCACGGTCTGCGTTACGGCGTCGATCTTTCAGCCGGGCAAAAGACCGGCTTCTTTCTCGACCAGCGCGAGAACCGTCGCGCGGCCGCCGGCTATCTGCGCGGCCGGCGCGTGCTCGACATGTTCTGCTACAGCGGCGCTTTTTCGCTTTGCGCCTCGCGGCTGGGGGGTGCGGTCGACGTGCTGGGGATCGACTCCAGCCCGAAGGCGATTGCCTTGGCGAAGGCCAACGCCGAATTGAACGAGGCGGCCAACGTGCGGTTCGAGTGCGGCGACGCTTTTCGCTCGTTGGAATCGTTGGCGGCCGAGGGGCGGCGGTTCGGCGGCATCGTGCTCGATCCGCCCAAATTCGCCCGGCGTCGCCAGGCGGTGGAAGAGGCGTTGCGGGCCTATCACAAGCTCAATCGCCTGGCGGTCGACCTGTTGGAACCCGACGGAGTGCTCGTGACGTGCAGTTGTTCGGGCTACGTGACGCGGGAAGATTTTCTGCATACGTTGGCAGAAGTCGCGGCCCGCAGCGGCCGCGAGATACAGGTGCTCGAGCAGCGCGGCGCCGGCGCGGACCATCCGATCAGCGCCACCTGTTTGGACAGCGAGTATTTGAAGTGTTTCATTTGCCGGGTCACTTAG
- a CDS encoding VCBS repeat-containing protein, with the protein MKQTGFARRRVYGGFLAAGAFAAGLTLSARGDEPGPAAALSEPTPVEVGGTPIDIEQGGLAPYFGDFDGDGLPDLFVGQFDGKLRIYPNRGTRERPRFDDFQWFKAGAAGEAAKVFPGPNDGGIGGSVGFVPQLVDFEGDGLLDVLSCTGNGAIVVFRRRKDGSFAEGESLKRADGLEIVGLPGAAAHAADWDGDGGLDLVVPVQPVGLGLLRNTGSRRQPTYGPAEAFTADDDPVYTWSGSTAPVMADWDGDGLLDLIVGAGDGSVTYYRHAGAEQATTVEDGKELVPPFFFDEEEQVPKPGRGARPCVCDFDADGRLDLLVGGVWTSVVTPEVKLSEEERAHDAALEKKLSALSKKFSAERGALDNETGSAREQRLAGLRVIGNQMRSMRRELTRPPPKPIVAPHGQVWVYLRSNDS; encoded by the coding sequence ATGAAACAAACAGGATTCGCTCGACGGCGCGTCTACGGCGGTTTTCTCGCGGCCGGAGCTTTTGCCGCCGGCTTGACCTTGTCTGCGCGAGGCGACGAACCTGGGCCGGCGGCGGCACTATCGGAGCCGACTCCCGTCGAGGTCGGCGGCACGCCCATCGACATCGAACAGGGCGGCCTGGCGCCCTACTTTGGTGATTTCGACGGCGATGGTTTGCCCGACCTTTTCGTCGGCCAGTTCGACGGCAAGCTGCGCATCTATCCCAACCGGGGCACGAGAGAACGTCCGCGGTTCGACGATTTCCAGTGGTTCAAGGCAGGCGCCGCGGGCGAAGCCGCGAAGGTGTTCCCCGGCCCCAACGACGGCGGGATTGGTGGTTCCGTCGGCTTTGTGCCGCAATTAGTCGATTTCGAGGGCGACGGCCTCCTCGACGTTCTTTCCTGCACCGGCAACGGCGCCATCGTCGTCTTCCGACGCCGGAAAGACGGCTCGTTTGCCGAAGGCGAGAGTTTGAAGCGAGCAGACGGCCTGGAGATTGTTGGTTTGCCGGGCGCGGCAGCTCACGCCGCCGATTGGGACGGCGACGGCGGTCTCGATCTGGTCGTCCCGGTCCAGCCAGTAGGCTTGGGCCTGTTGCGCAACACGGGCAGCCGCCGGCAGCCAACCTACGGCCCTGCCGAAGCGTTCACGGCAGACGACGACCCGGTCTACACGTGGTCCGGCAGCACGGCGCCGGTCATGGCCGATTGGGATGGCGATGGCCTGCTCGATCTCATCGTCGGCGCCGGCGACGGCAGCGTCACATACTATCGCCACGCTGGCGCGGAACAGGCGACAACGGTTGAGGACGGGAAGGAGTTGGTGCCGCCGTTCTTCTTCGACGAAGAAGAGCAAGTGCCCAAGCCCGGCCGTGGCGCGCGGCCTTGCGTCTGCGATTTCGACGCCGACGGCCGGCTCGACCTGCTGGTCGGCGGCGTATGGACATCCGTAGTGACACCGGAAGTCAAGCTTTCCGAGGAGGAGCGGGCCCACGACGCGGCGTTGGAAAAGAAGCTCTCCGCCCTGTCGAAAAAATTCTCGGCCGAGCGCGGGGCGCTGGACAACGAGACCGGCTCCGCGCGAGAGCAGCGGCTGGCAGGCCTGCGCGTGATCGGCAACCAGATGCGCTCCATGCGCCGCGAGCTTACGAGGCCCCCGCCCAAGCCGATCGTCGCGCCGCACGGTCAAGTGTGGGTCTATTTGAGAAGCAACGATTCGTAG
- a CDS encoding DUF1553 domain-containing protein, translating into MFGAVWLTLSAIGHTAPPRDDDETFFETKVRPVLVGKCFKCHGGDKVSSGLKVDRRDSLIRGGKHGAIIVPGEPDKSLLIDAVRRGQRKMPPDEPLSADAVDALTEWVRRGAPWPEQTSLIADGERQARHWAFLPVRDATPPEDPTGWSDQPIDRFIAPKWRELRIEPSPPADPLTLVRRAYFDLIGLPPTPEEVEEFVAEERPDAFLRLVERLLASPHYGERWGRHWMDVVRYADTAGDNADYPIPEIRRYRDYVIDAFNSDKPYDQFLREQLAGDLLAGEAKDGPKLYAERVAATGYLALARRYATAPYELWHLTLEDAIDTTGRAFMGLTLRCARCHDHKFDPVTTEDYYALYGIFASTQFAWAGAEELHSKGLFRQHFVPLTPPEQAAGRLAAWQEEQRKREAEIDRLAKEDPAAVRIAELDAAIKSKKEQFAAAGQSGTAANELAALEKERSKTDGELQAKLNPLRTQLRNLRRPGLPPDLPGAYAVSEGAVVETRVQRSGDPANLGEVVPRGPPAFLGGRPFDLPAGSSGRLQLAQWLTRPEHPLTARVMVNRVWQHHFGKGLVLTPSNFGLRGEPPTHPELLDWLTARFIESGWSGKHLHRLILHSHTWQLSVSDDEEAVAKDPANRWYGRHDRRRLEAEAIRDAMLAVSGTLDRMRPDGHPFPAVGEWGWTQHNPFKAVYPSNHRSLYLMTQRIQRHPYLALFDGPDPNTSTDVRTSATVPLQALWLMNDPFVAEQAARLADRLLASAGDDRQRVDLGFRLAFGRHCRSEECERAVTYLNQYLRQLAASGAAADAREAWASYARILLTANEFVYLD; encoded by the coding sequence TTGTTCGGTGCGGTTTGGCTGACGTTGTCGGCCATCGGACATACCGCGCCGCCGCGCGACGATGACGAAACGTTCTTTGAGACCAAGGTCCGGCCGGTGCTCGTCGGCAAGTGTTTCAAGTGCCACGGCGGCGATAAGGTGTCGAGCGGCTTGAAGGTCGATCGCCGTGACTCGCTGATCAGGGGCGGCAAACATGGCGCGATTATTGTGCCGGGCGAGCCCGACAAGAGCTTGCTCATCGATGCCGTTCGGCGGGGCCAGCGCAAAATGCCGCCCGATGAGCCGCTGTCTGCCGACGCGGTGGACGCTCTCACTGAATGGGTCCGCCGCGGCGCGCCGTGGCCCGAACAGACGTCGCTTATCGCCGATGGCGAGCGGCAAGCAAGGCATTGGGCGTTTCTGCCGGTCCGCGATGCGACGCCCCCGGAAGATCCTACCGGCTGGTCCGATCAGCCCATCGACCGCTTCATCGCGCCAAAATGGCGCGAGCTCCGCATCGAGCCATCGCCGCCGGCCGACCCGTTGACGCTCGTCCGCCGGGCCTACTTCGATCTGATCGGCCTGCCGCCCACGCCGGAAGAAGTCGAGGAGTTTGTCGCCGAGGAGCGTCCCGACGCCTTTCTTCGGCTGGTCGAGCGACTGCTGGCGTCGCCGCACTATGGCGAGCGCTGGGGCCGACATTGGATGGATGTGGTCCGCTATGCCGATACGGCGGGCGACAACGCCGATTATCCCATTCCCGAAATCCGCCGTTACCGCGATTACGTCATCGACGCCTTCAACAGCGACAAACCGTACGACCAATTCCTCCGCGAACAGCTTGCCGGCGACCTGCTGGCGGGGGAGGCGAAGGACGGTCCGAAGCTCTACGCCGAGCGCGTGGCGGCCACCGGCTATCTGGCCCTCGCGCGCCGTTACGCCACCGCGCCCTACGAGCTGTGGCACCTGACGCTGGAAGACGCCATCGATACCACCGGCCGGGCCTTCATGGGACTCACGCTCCGTTGTGCCCGCTGTCACGACCACAAATTCGATCCGGTCACCACGGAGGACTACTACGCGCTCTACGGCATCTTTGCCTCGACGCAGTTTGCCTGGGCGGGGGCGGAAGAACTGCACTCGAAGGGATTGTTCCGGCAGCATTTCGTGCCCTTGACGCCGCCCGAGCAGGCGGCCGGGCGGCTGGCCGCGTGGCAAGAGGAGCAGCGGAAGCGCGAGGCGGAGATCGACCGGCTGGCCAAGGAAGATCCGGCCGCGGTGCGAATCGCAGAACTGGATGCGGCGATCAAAAGCAAGAAAGAGCAGTTCGCCGCGGCCGGTCAAAGTGGTACGGCGGCCAATGAGTTGGCCGCACTGGAAAAAGAGCGTTCCAAGACGGACGGCGAATTGCAAGCGAAGCTCAACCCGCTGCGGACGCAGTTGCGCAACCTGCGGCGGCCGGGACTTCCGCCCGACTTGCCTGGCGCTTACGCCGTCTCGGAGGGAGCGGTGGTCGAGACCCGCGTACAACGCAGCGGCGATCCGGCCAATCTCGGCGAGGTGGTGCCGCGCGGTCCGCCCGCTTTCTTGGGCGGCCGGCCGTTCGATCTGCCGGCGGGATCCAGCGGTCGGCTGCAACTTGCCCAATGGCTTACCCGGCCCGAACATCCGCTCACGGCACGGGTCATGGTCAACCGCGTGTGGCAGCACCATTTCGGCAAGGGGCTGGTGCTCACGCCGTCGAACTTTGGATTACGCGGAGAACCGCCGACGCACCCGGAGCTGCTCGATTGGCTCACTGCCCGATTTATTGAGAGCGGCTGGTCGGGCAAACATCTCCACCGGCTGATTCTGCACTCGCACACGTGGCAGCTTTCGGTCAGCGACGATGAGGAAGCGGTGGCAAAGGATCCGGCGAACCGCTGGTATGGCCGCCACGACCGCCGCCGCCTGGAGGCCGAAGCCATTCGCGACGCAATGCTGGCCGTGTCGGGCACGCTCGACCGCATGCGCCCCGATGGCCACCCGTTCCCCGCGGTCGGCGAGTGGGGCTGGACGCAGCATAATCCCTTCAAGGCGGTTTATCCGTCGAATCATCGCAGCCTGTACCTGATGACGCAGCGGATCCAGCGGCATCCCTATCTGGCCCTGTTCGACGGTCCCGACCCGAACACCTCGACCGATGTGCGGACCAGCGCCACCGTGCCGCTGCAAGCGCTGTGGCTGATGAACGATCCGTTTGTCGCCGAGCAGGCCGCGCGTCTGGCCGACCGCTTGCTGGCGTCGGCCGGTGATGATCGCCAGCGAGTCGATCTCGGTTTCCGCCTGGCTTTTGGGCGGCACTGTCGCAGCGAGGAATGCGAACGGGCAGTGACCTATCTCAACCAGTATCTGCGGCAGTTGGCGGCGTCCGGCGCGGCGGCCGACGCGCGCGAGGCCTGGGCAAGCTATGCTCGCATCCTCTTGACGGCTAACGAGTTCGTCTACCTGGATTAG
- a CDS encoding DUF1549 and DUF1553 domain-containing protein, with product MRPLSIVLAAALLIGGAGDPRAEEDDYDRSHWSFQPRGAPQPPSFTQAADRDWPHNEIDAFVLARLRASQLRPAAEADRRTLIRRLYFDLIGLPPTPDEVEAFVRDPSTQAYEAVVDRLLASPHYGERWGRHWLDVVRYAETEGFEYDNYLPGAWRYRDWVIESLNADKPYDRFVLEQVAGDELASADRSLSVAAGFHRLGPVRRNAGNQEVAGSRNEVLTEMTNTIGSAFLGLTVGCARCHDHFFDPIHQKDYYRLEAFLAATYEHNLPLASESEQAAWKKRTDKLKAELKQVEQELEKAAAGTRPDLESRLKDLERQLPPPLDAICTVANDAARRTPIHLLERGNWDKPGAAVGPRVPGVLLPDDAPELPADVPNPRTRLAEWMIDPGNPFTGRVIVNRVWQYHFGRGIVATPNDLGVNGDKPSHPELLDWLANRFIADGWRLKSLHRLIVTSGTYRQSARAIDAAASVKDPENRLLWHFPRRRLQAEEIRDAMLAVAGWLNLKAGGPSVIVPVESDLVELLYAPSQWQVTADRGEYDRRSIYLLAKRNLRLPFMEVFDQPDLQISCARRESSTHAPQALELLNGRLSNELADAFAERLAREAAGDPGRQVDLAYRLVTGRPPSDREAGLAAEFLSQQPLGEFALAMFNLNAFLYVD from the coding sequence TTGCGACCGCTTTCGATCGTCCTCGCCGCCGCCCTGCTCATCGGGGGCGCCGGTGACCCGCGCGCCGAAGAGGATGACTACGACCGCAGCCATTGGTCGTTCCAACCGCGAGGCGCGCCGCAACCTCCTAGCTTCACTCAAGCGGCCGACCGCGACTGGCCGCACAACGAGATCGACGCCTTCGTGCTGGCCCGACTGCGAGCGTCGCAGTTGCGGCCTGCCGCCGAAGCCGACCGGCGCACGTTGATTCGCAGGCTCTATTTCGACCTGATCGGACTGCCGCCGACGCCGGACGAAGTCGAGGCATTCGTTCGCGATCCATCCACTCAGGCTTACGAGGCCGTCGTCGACCGGCTGCTGGCCAGCCCGCACTACGGCGAGCGCTGGGGCCGGCACTGGCTCGACGTGGTCCGCTACGCCGAGACCGAAGGCTTCGAGTACGACAACTATCTGCCCGGTGCCTGGCGCTACCGCGATTGGGTCATCGAGTCGCTCAACGCCGACAAGCCCTACGACCGGTTCGTGCTGGAACAAGTGGCGGGCGACGAGTTGGCCTCGGCCGATCGGTCGCTCTCGGTGGCGGCCGGCTTTCATCGGCTGGGACCCGTGCGGCGAAACGCCGGCAATCAGGAAGTCGCCGGCAGCCGCAACGAAGTGCTGACCGAGATGACGAACACAATCGGCTCGGCCTTTCTGGGGCTGACGGTTGGTTGTGCCCGCTGCCACGACCACTTTTTCGACCCGATCCACCAGAAAGACTACTACCGGCTGGAAGCCTTTCTGGCCGCGACCTATGAACATAACCTGCCGCTGGCCAGCGAAAGCGAGCAGGCCGCCTGGAAAAAACGCACCGACAAGCTGAAGGCCGAACTCAAGCAGGTCGAGCAGGAACTGGAGAAAGCAGCGGCCGGCACCAGGCCCGACTTGGAATCGCGGTTGAAAGACCTCGAACGGCAGTTGCCTCCGCCGCTTGACGCGATCTGCACCGTGGCCAACGACGCTGCCCGCCGTACTCCAATTCATCTGCTGGAGCGCGGCAACTGGGACAAGCCGGGCGCGGCGGTGGGGCCGCGCGTGCCGGGCGTGCTTTTGCCCGACGACGCCCCGGAGCTGCCGGCCGATGTGCCCAATCCGCGCACCCGGCTGGCCGAATGGATGATCGACCCCGGCAACCCGTTCACCGGGCGGGTGATCGTCAATCGCGTCTGGCAATATCACTTTGGCCGCGGCATCGTGGCCACGCCCAACGATCTGGGAGTCAACGGCGACAAGCCCAGCCATCCGGAGCTGCTCGACTGGTTGGCCAATCGGTTCATCGCGGACGGTTGGCGGTTGAAGTCGCTGCACCGCCTGATCGTCACCAGCGGCACCTATCGGCAGTCGGCGCGCGCGATCGACGCGGCCGCCAGCGTCAAGGATCCCGAAAACCGGCTGCTGTGGCACTTCCCGCGGCGCCGCCTTCAGGCCGAAGAAATCCGCGACGCCATGCTGGCTGTCGCAGGATGGTTGAACCTGAAGGCCGGCGGACCGAGCGTGATCGTGCCGGTCGAAAGCGATTTGGTGGAGTTGCTTTATGCGCCTTCGCAATGGCAAGTGACGGCCGACCGTGGCGAATACGACCGGCGAAGCATCTACTTGCTGGCCAAGCGCAACCTGCGGCTGCCGTTCATGGAGGTGTTCGACCAGCCCGACCTGCAAATCAGTTGCGCTCGCCGCGAATCGAGCACACATGCGCCGCAGGCCCTGGAGCTGCTCAACGGGCGGCTGTCGAACGAATTGGCCGACGCATTTGCCGAGCGGCTGGCGCGCGAGGCGGCGGGCGATCCGGGCCGCCAGGTGGACTTGGCCTATCGGCTGGTGACCGGCCGGCCGCCCAGCGATCGCGAAGCGGGGCTGGCCGCGGAGTTTCTCTCGCAGCAGCCGCTCGGCGAGTTCGCCCTGGCCATGTTCAACCTGAACGCTTTCCTGTACGTCGACTAG